A section of the Roseovarius sp. W115 genome encodes:
- a CDS encoding PAS domain-containing protein produces MTPKTSVPLDQERPFEFDELFFSRTDERGVIQAGNSVFQSISAYSWDEILHAPHRLIRHPDMPRGVFWLMWDTIQKGNPIGAYVKNLAKDGRYYWVFAAVTPIEGGFLSVRLKPSSTVFEAVKKQYAALRDAEVTQNVSPKESAARLTDNLAGLGYDSYSAFMAQALSLEISARNENLGRTKDASQTCFERLAKSAEDLLYCTSNIADVFSKNKHIPLNLKIHAAQLGDIGTPIGTISDNYTMISNEIQQQMSEFVRNCRNVSQAVGTGWFLTSTTMVQRQVIDIFQYEETCAAVNQDVEMQHLRTQQQNYSEQALKGLRAISSQIELFSQSCAEMRRLSTSLKVIRVIGKIESASIDNSLNNLDHLIDDLGQFQSVLGEGLDAVDVANKHMRSDVDILIGRRAAA; encoded by the coding sequence GTGACCCCGAAAACGTCAGTCCCCCTGGACCAGGAAAGACCATTCGAATTTGACGAACTGTTCTTTTCACGCACCGATGAGCGCGGAGTCATTCAGGCCGGAAACAGCGTTTTCCAATCCATAAGCGCCTATTCCTGGGATGAAATACTTCATGCACCACATCGTCTTATCCGCCATCCGGACATGCCGCGTGGCGTTTTCTGGCTCATGTGGGACACCATTCAAAAGGGCAACCCCATTGGCGCCTACGTTAAAAATCTTGCAAAAGATGGACGCTACTACTGGGTTTTTGCGGCTGTGACACCCATCGAAGGTGGATTTTTGTCCGTCAGGCTCAAACCAAGCAGTACGGTGTTCGAAGCCGTCAAAAAGCAATACGCAGCTTTGCGGGATGCCGAAGTGACGCAGAACGTGTCGCCCAAAGAAAGTGCGGCTCGACTAACAGACAATCTCGCAGGTTTGGGATACGACAGCTACAGCGCTTTCATGGCGCAAGCGCTCAGTTTGGAAATCAGCGCGCGGAATGAAAATCTGGGCCGTACGAAGGATGCGAGTCAGACCTGTTTTGAAAGACTCGCCAAATCAGCGGAAGACTTGCTTTACTGCACGAGCAACATTGCCGATGTGTTTTCAAAGAATAAGCATATCCCACTGAACCTGAAAATACATGCTGCACAGCTTGGCGATATTGGCACACCGATTGGGACAATTTCGGACAACTACACCATGATTTCCAACGAGATTCAGCAGCAAATGTCTGAATTTGTTAGGAATTGCCGCAACGTGTCACAGGCGGTTGGCACGGGTTGGTTTTTGACCAGCACGACCATGGTTCAGCGCCAGGTCATCGACATTTTCCAATACGAAGAGACCTGTGCGGCCGTCAATCAAGACGTAGAGATGCAGCATTTGCGCACACAACAGCAAAACTATTCCGAGCAGGCGCTCAAAGGGTTGCGTGCAATATCGTCTCAAATCGAGCTGTTTTCGCAATCCTGCGCGGAAATGCGACGACTATCAACCAGTCTCAAGGTCATCCGGGTCATCGGTAAGATCGAAAGCGCATCGATCGACAATTCACTAAACAACCTCGATCACCTGATCGATGATCTGGGACAGTTTCAATCGGTTCTGGGCGAAGGGTTGGATGCCGTAGATGTTGCCAACAAGCATATGCGCAGCGACGTCGACATCTTGATTGGGCGTCGGGCAGCCGCCTGA
- a CDS encoding aromatic ring-hydroxylating oxygenase subunit alpha: MALDDTLQHALQACRAPAAEAYSIPPRCYTDATVEALEVEQLFRQGWIGVGRADLVKAPGDFVALDLAGQAIILLRDIDGGLRAFANTCRHRGARLVEGQGTCRGLRCPFHSWFYGLDGRLVAAPEMDAVEGFDKADYGLKTYRAEERLGFAFICLNPDAPALDTVLAEFPAIHAPWPLENLVTTRRREMVVGCNWKAFLEVFNEYYHLPFVHADSIDDVYLPPDVPDPVQGAFATQFGPTEGTGGLLQDEQDKALPPMPGLSGRAAEGVRYTWVFPNMTFAAGRDALWVYEAYPLGPNQCRVIQTACFPRETLDLTGADEALAAYHIRLDAAIDEDIPALENQQRGLASPDAAQGRFQPLLEANVARFAAWYSDTLLHSKGEKT; encoded by the coding sequence ATGGCCCTCGACGACACGCTCCAACATGCGTTGCAAGCCTGCCGCGCGCCGGCGGCAGAGGCGTATTCCATCCCGCCACGCTGCTACACCGATGCGACCGTTGAGGCGCTGGAGGTTGAGCAGCTCTTTCGTCAAGGTTGGATTGGGGTTGGCCGCGCGGATCTGGTGAAAGCGCCGGGCGATTTTGTAGCACTTGATCTGGCCGGGCAGGCGATCATCCTGTTGCGCGACATAGATGGCGGGTTGCGCGCCTTTGCCAATACCTGCCGCCATCGCGGCGCGCGGCTTGTCGAGGGGCAGGGCACCTGTCGCGGCCTGCGCTGTCCGTTTCATTCGTGGTTCTATGGGCTGGACGGGCGGCTCGTCGCGGCACCTGAGATGGATGCGGTAGAGGGGTTTGACAAGGCCGATTATGGTCTCAAAACCTACCGCGCCGAAGAGCGTCTGGGATTTGCTTTTATCTGCCTCAATCCCGACGCGCCCGCGCTCGATACGGTTCTGGCTGAGTTCCCGGCTATTCATGCGCCCTGGCCACTGGAGAACCTTGTCACCACGCGCCGCCGCGAGATGGTCGTGGGCTGCAACTGGAAGGCCTTTCTGGAGGTCTTTAACGAATATTACCACCTGCCCTTCGTGCATGCAGACTCGATTGACGACGTTTATCTGCCACCCGATGTGCCCGACCCGGTGCAGGGGGCCTTTGCCACGCAGTTCGGCCCAACTGAGGGCACCGGCGGGCTATTGCAGGACGAACAAGACAAGGCGCTCCCGCCCATGCCGGGGCTTTCGGGCCGCGCCGCAGAGGGCGTGCGCTATACTTGGGTCTTTCCAAATATGACATTCGCCGCAGGGCGCGATGCGCTTTGGGTCTATGAGGCTTATCCGCTGGGGCCAAATCAATGCCGCGTCATTCAAACTGCGTGTTTCCCACGCGAAACGCTGGACCTTACCGGCGCGGATGAGGCTCTTGCCGCCTACCATATTCGGCTCGATGCCGCGATTGATGAGGACATTCCGGCGTTGGAAAACCAACAACGCGGTCTTGCCTCGCCCGATGCGGCGCAAGGGCGGTTCCAACCACTTCTAGAGGCCAATGTCGCGCGGTTCGCCGCGTGGTATTCCGACACACTTTTGCACTCGAAAGGGGAGAAGACATGA
- a CDS encoding MoaD/ThiS family protein, translating to MVKVKIWGSLATFTEDQREVEVEASTLRELLDGLAESYPGLKPQLERGVSVSIDGRIYNDSWFQPIEPESEVVLLARLKGDRPGLAPSGLRNSAPKKSRCDISSLFFTNR from the coding sequence ATGGTCAAAGTGAAAATCTGGGGCTCTCTGGCCACCTTCACCGAGGATCAGCGCGAGGTTGAGGTTGAGGCCAGCACCCTGCGCGAGTTGCTTGACGGGTTGGCCGAAAGCTACCCCGGATTAAAACCGCAACTGGAGCGCGGCGTGTCGGTGTCAATCGATGGGCGGATTTACAATGACAGCTGGTTTCAGCCGATTGAGCCGGAGAGTGAAGTCGTGCTCTTGGCACGGTTGAAGGGGGATAGACCGGGTCTCGCACCGTCCGGTTTAAGAAACTCTGCGCCAAAAAAATCGCGATGTGATATCTCCTCGCTCTTCTTCACCAATCGTTAG
- a CDS encoding xanthine dehydrogenase family protein molybdopterin-binding subunit, which yields MALDSKQVLDTREFKVVGTRVLRPDGVDKVTGKARFGADITAPGMLVGLVLRSPHAHARIKSIDTSAAEAMDGVHAVVTAADFAPIEDDDFTADVLDNCMARDKALYDGHAVAAVAASSNHIAKKALKAIKIDYEVLDHVTDVDEAIKPGAPILHEGGGNESVPEGSSKNIMARYEFGHGDVEAGLKNADRVLERSYKTEATHQGYIEPHACLAQMGPDGQADLWCCTQGHYMVRNTCAAILGLDQGQLRVTASEIGGGFGGKTTVFLEPVALMLAKKSSRPVKMVMTRSEVLRATGPTASSSVDIRIGMTKDGQITAASAELRYQGGAYAGSPVEFGSMSAFAPYDLENVQTIGWDIVTNRPKQAAYRAPGAPMAAFAVESAIDELAKGFDLDPLEVRLKNAAREGTVASYGPTYPAIGLEATLRTAKDHPHWTAPLGENQGRGVACGFWFNFGGDTCVSLNITPDGTVTVSEGNPDIGGSRASMSMMAAEELGIPYEKVRTIVADTGSLGQNEVTDGSRVTFAVGLATIEAARAAKREMCKRAAMVWGIEPEAVEWKDGAAHPAGPNAGTHPPMSLAEIAEIASNTGGPIAGHHEANPEGAGVSFATHMVDTEVDPDTGAVKILRYTVFQDAGKAVHPDYVEGQFQGGAVQGIGWALNEEYIYGEDGILQNAGFLDYRIPVASDLPMIDTVILEIPNPGHPYGVRGVGETSIVPPLAAIANSVSAASGVRMQDLPMSPPKVLKAIQDQ from the coding sequence ATGGCACTCGACAGCAAACAGGTTCTGGACACACGGGAATTCAAGGTTGTCGGCACACGCGTGCTGCGCCCCGATGGGGTTGACAAGGTCACCGGCAAGGCTCGGTTTGGCGCGGATATCACAGCGCCCGGCATGCTGGTGGGCTTGGTGCTGCGCTCACCACACGCGCATGCGCGGATCAAGTCGATTGATACCTCTGCGGCTGAGGCCATGGACGGCGTGCACGCGGTGGTCACCGCCGCAGATTTCGCACCCATTGAGGACGATGATTTCACCGCTGACGTGCTCGACAACTGCATGGCACGCGACAAGGCCCTTTACGACGGGCATGCCGTTGCTGCGGTTGCGGCCAGTTCGAACCACATCGCCAAAAAGGCGCTGAAAGCGATCAAGATCGACTATGAAGTTCTGGATCACGTCACAGATGTGGATGAGGCGATCAAACCCGGCGCACCGATCCTGCATGAGGGCGGCGGCAATGAATCCGTGCCAGAGGGCAGCAGCAAGAACATCATGGCGCGCTATGAGTTCGGTCATGGCGATGTCGAGGCCGGGCTGAAGAACGCCGACCGCGTGCTGGAGCGCAGCTACAAGACCGAGGCCACGCATCAAGGCTATATTGAGCCGCATGCCTGTCTGGCGCAGATGGGGCCTGATGGGCAAGCCGACCTGTGGTGCTGCACCCAAGGGCATTACATGGTGCGCAACACCTGTGCCGCCATTCTGGGCCTCGATCAGGGACAACTGCGCGTCACCGCGTCCGAAATTGGCGGCGGTTTTGGCGGCAAGACAACAGTGTTCCTGGAACCTGTCGCGCTGATGCTGGCCAAGAAATCCTCGCGCCCAGTAAAGATGGTGATGACCCGCTCAGAGGTGCTTCGGGCCACGGGGCCCACCGCCTCAAGCTCTGTCGATATCCGCATCGGCATGACCAAAGACGGTCAGATCACCGCCGCAAGTGCCGAGCTGCGCTATCAGGGTGGGGCCTATGCCGGATCGCCTGTGGAATTCGGTTCCATGTCGGCCTTCGCCCCCTATGACCTTGAAAACGTGCAGACAATCGGCTGGGACATCGTCACCAACCGCCCCAAGCAAGCCGCCTATCGTGCCCCCGGCGCGCCCATGGCCGCCTTTGCGGTGGAGTCAGCGATTGACGAACTGGCCAAGGGCTTTGATCTCGACCCGCTTGAGGTGCGCCTGAAAAACGCCGCGCGCGAGGGTACGGTGGCCTCTTATGGTCCTACCTACCCCGCCATTGGCCTTGAAGCGACGTTGCGCACGGCCAAGGATCATCCGCACTGGACAGCCCCATTGGGCGAGAACCAGGGCCGCGGCGTGGCGTGCGGCTTCTGGTTCAACTTTGGCGGCGACACCTGTGTGTCTCTCAACATCACGCCCGATGGCACGGTGACCGTGTCGGAAGGCAACCCCGATATCGGCGGCTCTCGTGCGTCGATGTCGATGATGGCGGCAGAAGAGCTGGGCATTCCCTATGAGAAGGTCCGCACGATTGTGGCCGACACAGGTTCGCTTGGTCAAAACGAGGTCACAGATGGCTCTCGCGTCACCTTTGCCGTGGGTCTGGCCACCATTGAGGCCGCCCGCGCCGCCAAGCGCGAAATGTGCAAACGCGCCGCCATGGTGTGGGGCATTGAGCCCGAGGCGGTGGAATGGAAAGACGGGGCCGCGCATCCGGCTGGTCCAAACGCGGGCACACACCCGCCCATGTCCCTCGCCGAGATTGCCGAGATTGCGTCCAACACCGGCGGGCCAATCGCGGGCCATCACGAGGCCAACCCAGAAGGCGCTGGCGTCAGCTTTGCCACGCATATGGTCGACACCGAAGTGGATCCGGACACAGGTGCAGTGAAAATCCTGCGCTACACGGTGTTTCAGGACGCAGGCAAGGCCGTGCATCCCGATTATGTCGAGGGTCAGTTTCAGGGCGGTGCGGTGCAGGGCATCGGCTGGGCTTTGAACGAGGAATATATCTACGGCGAGGATGGCATCCTGCAGAATGCCGGGTTCCTGGATTACCGCATCCCTGTGGCCTCTGACCTGCCGATGATCGACACGGTGATTTTGGAAATCCCCAACCCGGGCCATCCTTACGGGGTGCGTGGTGTGGGCGAGACATCCATCGTGCCGCCCTTGGCCGCAATCGCCAACTCGGTGAGTGCGGCGTCTGGTGTACGGATGCAGGATTTGCCAATGTCACCCCCTAAGGTGTTGAAAGCCATACAAGATCAGTGA
- a CDS encoding aldehyde dehydrogenase — protein sequence MVESYSMLIGGAWAQASDGGTFETFNPATGAVWARVPEATAEDVDRAVQVAHAACYDGPWASMTATQRGACLRKLGDLLADRSEALGEIETRDSGKMFKETRWQAKYIAEFFYFYAGAADKIEGKTLPIDKPDMFAFTEREPLGVIAAIVPWNSQLFLTAVKIGPALAAGNTVVLKTSEHAPAVILEFGKLIAEAGIPDGVVNILTGHGDPCGKVLTSHPLVARVSFTGGPMAARHVIHNSAENFAEVSLELGGKSPFIVFEDADIESAVNASVAGIFGASGQSCVAGSRLIVHENVADQFLEKMSEIAAGIRIGDPMAEETEMGPLCTHGQLEHIEAQVKGAVSEGARLVCGGARADAASDMFFQPTILDCPSPDLTIVDTELFGPVLSVLRFKTEAEALALANQTKHGLAAGIFTRDSARSVRMARKVRAGIVWVNTYRVISPIAEFGGVKGSGYGRESGFQAVYDYTRPKTVWVNLSDAPMANPFQMR from the coding sequence ATGGTCGAGAGCTATTCCATGTTGATCGGTGGGGCGTGGGCGCAGGCCAGCGATGGCGGCACGTTTGAGACGTTCAACCCGGCTACTGGCGCGGTTTGGGCGCGGGTGCCCGAGGCCACGGCAGAGGACGTGGATCGCGCTGTGCAGGTGGCGCATGCCGCCTGCTATGACGGGCCTTGGGCGTCCATGACGGCCACCCAGCGTGGGGCGTGCCTGCGCAAGCTGGGCGATTTGCTGGCGGATCGTTCTGAGGCGCTAGGCGAGATCGAGACGCGCGACAGCGGCAAGATGTTCAAGGAAACCCGCTGGCAGGCCAAGTATATCGCTGAATTTTTTTACTTTTACGCCGGTGCGGCGGATAAGATCGAGGGCAAGACCCTGCCCATCGACAAGCCCGACATGTTCGCCTTTACCGAACGTGAGCCTTTGGGCGTGATTGCCGCCATTGTCCCCTGGAACAGTCAGCTTTTCCTCACAGCGGTCAAAATCGGCCCGGCTTTGGCGGCGGGCAACACCGTGGTGTTGAAAACGTCCGAGCATGCGCCTGCGGTGATCCTGGAGTTTGGCAAGCTCATCGCCGAGGCGGGTATTCCCGATGGTGTGGTCAATATCCTGACCGGGCATGGCGATCCTTGCGGCAAGGTCCTCACATCGCATCCTTTGGTGGCGCGGGTGAGTTTCACCGGTGGCCCCATGGCCGCGCGGCATGTCATTCACAACTCGGCGGAAAACTTTGCCGAAGTCAGCCTGGAACTGGGTGGAAAATCGCCCTTCATCGTGTTCGAGGACGCGGATATCGAAAGTGCCGTTAACGCCAGTGTGGCGGGTATTTTTGGCGCGTCTGGGCAATCCTGTGTGGCAGGAAGTCGGCTTATCGTACACGAGAATGTCGCCGACCAATTCCTTGAAAAGATGTCAGAAATTGCCGCTGGCATTCGCATTGGCGATCCCATGGCGGAAGAGACCGAAATGGGCCCGCTTTGCACCCATGGGCAGCTTGAGCATATCGAGGCCCAGGTGAAGGGCGCCGTGTCTGAGGGCGCGCGTCTGGTCTGTGGCGGGGCGCGGGCGGATGCGGCAAGCGACATGTTCTTTCAACCGACGATTCTTGATTGCCCGTCGCCCGATCTGACCATCGTGGACACAGAGCTTTTTGGACCGGTTCTCAGTGTGTTGCGGTTCAAAACTGAAGCAGAGGCACTGGCCTTGGCCAACCAAACCAAGCACGGCCTCGCAGCAGGGATATTTACCCGCGATTCCGCGCGCTCGGTGCGTATGGCACGCAAGGTCCGGGCCGGGATTGTCTGGGTGAATACCTATCGCGTGATCTCTCCCATTGCCGAGTTCGGCGGCGTCAAAGGTTCCGGTTATGGCCGCGAGAGCGGGTTTCAGGCGGTCTACGACTACACCCGCCCCAAGACGGTCTGGGTGAACCTGTCGGACGCACCCATGGCCAACCCGTTTCAGATGAGGTGA
- a CDS encoding LysR family transcriptional regulator, producing MNLAAVQTFLSIVDTGSLVRASQELNVTQSTVTARLKTLEDALGQQLLNRQKSGTTLTPAGAKFLRYARTMTGLWRQAKYETALPAGLASVCTFGCDRELWHGPGRAFFNGVVGGRDDMAVAVRQGSAAELESWLAEGMVDVILTYDQVARGSQTVHPLPPEELVLYSDRPDTPIDNDPLYIFVDHGAEYRQQHDEFYHHAGVARISFDSSWWALQHMLEHGGSAYLPRALAAPYVDQMRLHLPTDAPVFYRKKSLIVRDTAARNWTWFAPLVEALSAPVA from the coding sequence ATGAACCTTGCCGCCGTCCAAACCTTTCTGTCCATCGTCGACACCGGAAGCCTCGTGCGGGCCTCACAAGAGCTGAACGTCACGCAATCAACTGTCACAGCCCGGCTCAAGACGTTGGAAGACGCGTTGGGCCAGCAACTTCTCAATCGGCAGAAATCCGGCACGACCCTGACCCCTGCAGGCGCGAAATTCCTGCGCTATGCGCGCACGATGACCGGGCTGTGGCGGCAGGCGAAATATGAAACCGCCCTGCCCGCTGGTCTGGCCTCAGTCTGCACTTTTGGCTGTGACCGCGAGCTGTGGCACGGGCCGGGACGGGCGTTTTTCAACGGCGTGGTGGGCGGGCGCGATGACATGGCCGTGGCGGTGCGTCAGGGCAGTGCGGCGGAATTGGAAAGCTGGCTGGCCGAGGGGATGGTGGACGTGATCCTGACCTATGATCAGGTGGCGCGCGGGTCGCAGACGGTGCATCCGCTTCCTCCCGAAGAGCTAGTGCTTTACTCCGACCGACCTGACACGCCAATCGACAACGATCCGCTTTACATCTTTGTCGATCACGGCGCGGAGTATCGCCAGCAGCATGATGAATTTTACCACCATGCCGGAGTGGCACGGATCAGCTTTGACAGCTCCTGGTGGGCATTGCAGCACATGCTGGAACATGGCGGGTCTGCCTATCTGCCGCGCGCTTTGGCGGCACCATATGTTGATCAAATGCGTTTGCATTTACCCACAGATGCCCCGGTGTTTTATCGCAAGAAAAGCCTGATTGTGCGGGACACGGCGGCACGCAACTGGACATGGTTCGCGCCACTGGTCGAGGCCTTGTCCGCGCCTGTGGCCTAA
- a CDS encoding amino acid synthesis family protein, which translates to MPVEIRRTLLVEQTTYREGWKEVTEPTKLIAAIAIIRNPWFGRGHVEDMGPEIREHGPVLGKLLTEMIMQATGGAVEGYGKASVVGMGGEQEHGQGLTHTLWFGNQYRDAVKAKSYMVFANTRGGAGTSLVIPLMDKDDGGRRSHYQTIHASVPDAPAEDEIIIALGASMGGHPNHRIGDRYADLEEMGHDLDNPAGV; encoded by the coding sequence ATGCCGGTTGAGATAAGGCGCACGCTTCTCGTTGAACAGACCACCTATCGGGAAGGCTGGAAAGAGGTGACTGAGCCAACCAAGCTTATTGCTGCGATCGCCATCATCCGTAACCCGTGGTTCGGACGCGGGCATGTCGAGGATATGGGCCCCGAGATCCGCGAACACGGCCCCGTACTGGGTAAGCTGCTCACCGAAATGATCATGCAGGCCACCGGCGGTGCGGTTGAGGGCTACGGCAAGGCGTCGGTGGTCGGCATGGGGGGCGAACAGGAGCACGGACAGGGGCTGACGCACACGCTGTGGTTCGGCAATCAGTATCGCGATGCGGTGAAGGCCAAGAGCTATATGGTTTTTGCCAACACGCGGGGTGGGGCGGGAACGTCGCTCGTCATTCCCTTGATGGACAAGGATGATGGTGGCAGGCGTTCGCATTATCAGACCATCCATGCCAGCGTACCGGATGCGCCAGCCGAGGACGAGATCATCATTGCTCTAGGGGCTTCAATGGGCGGCCATCCCAATCACCGGATCGGAGATCGCTATGCGGACCTCGAAGAGATGGGGCATGATCTGGATAACCCGGCGGGTGTATGA
- a CDS encoding (2Fe-2S)-binding protein, with product MRKIHVSTKINGDPTEFLCEPDETLLDVLRDQLGMTGSKEGCGTGDCGACSVTVNGRLVCSCLVLGAEAEGAEVATIEGMAEGDQLHPLQRHFIENAALQCGICTPGILVAAKSLLEHNPDPTEEETRYWLAGNLCRCTGYDKIIRAVMAAGKEMREAS from the coding sequence ATGAGAAAAATTCACGTTTCCACCAAGATCAACGGCGACCCGACCGAGTTCCTGTGTGAACCTGACGAGACGCTTCTCGATGTGCTGCGCGATCAGCTGGGCATGACCGGCTCGAAGGAAGGCTGCGGCACGGGCGACTGCGGGGCCTGTTCGGTCACTGTGAATGGCCGTCTGGTCTGTTCCTGCCTTGTGCTGGGGGCCGAGGCCGAGGGGGCCGAGGTCGCCACTATCGAAGGCATGGCCGAGGGCGATCAACTGCACCCGCTGCAGCGGCACTTCATAGAAAACGCCGCCCTGCAATGTGGGATCTGCACGCCGGGCATCCTTGTGGCGGCCAAATCGCTTTTGGAGCACAACCCCGACCCCACCGAGGAAGAAACCCGGTACTGGCTGGCGGGCAATCTCTGCCGCTGCACAGGCTATGACAAAATCATCCGCGCCGTGATGGCCGCGGGCAAGGAAATGCGGGAGGCATCCTAA
- a CDS encoding alpha/beta fold hydrolase translates to MWNGTAFDLSGPEDAPVVALIHGLGLNRQITWHGVLPGVSSRYRVLSYDLLGHGQSAVPEGEVTLTALSQQLVDLMDHLKVERAALVGFSLGGMINRRVALDHPERVSALAILNSPHEREPEAQAMYEKAARDSAAGGPKATVDAALKRWFTEEFHAQYPDTVARVRQIVVANDPANYAAHRYVLAAGVTELIRPDPPIDAPALVMTCEHDSGSTPAMSWAIAHEMAEAQVEIVPDLRHLGLVERPEVFAEAVLRFFEEAM, encoded by the coding sequence ATGTGGAACGGCACTGCTTTTGACCTGAGCGGTCCCGAAGATGCGCCCGTTGTGGCGCTGATCCACGGGCTGGGGCTCAACCGTCAGATCACCTGGCACGGCGTGCTGCCTGGGGTGTCGTCGCGTTACCGAGTGTTGAGCTACGATCTACTGGGCCATGGTCAAAGTGCTGTGCCGGAGGGCGAGGTCACATTGACGGCGCTCTCACAGCAACTCGTTGATCTCATGGACCATCTGAAAGTTGAGCGGGCTGCTTTGGTGGGCTTTTCGCTCGGCGGCATGATCAACCGGCGCGTGGCGCTTGATCATCCCGAGCGCGTGTCGGCGCTGGCGATCCTGAATTCTCCGCATGAACGCGAACCGGAAGCGCAGGCGATGTACGAAAAGGCCGCGCGCGACAGTGCAGCGGGCGGGCCAAAGGCTACCGTAGATGCCGCGCTGAAGCGGTGGTTCACCGAAGAGTTTCACGCACAATACCCCGATACGGTGGCCCGCGTACGCCAGATTGTCGTGGCAAATGATCCGGCAAACTATGCCGCACACCGCTACGTTCTGGCGGCGGGTGTGACCGAACTTATCCGCCCTGATCCGCCAATAGATGCACCTGCATTGGTCATGACCTGTGAGCATGACAGCGGCTCAACTCCCGCCATGAGCTGGGCCATCGCGCATGAGATGGCAGAGGCTCAGGTCGAGATCGTGCCGGACCTGCGGCATCTGGGGCTGGTTGAGCGGCCGGAGGTGTTTGCGGAGGCTGTGCTGAGGTTTTTTGAGGAGGCGATGTGA
- a CDS encoding LLM class flavin-dependent oxidoreductase, which translates to MKFHLAINLERMTPDTDMKAVRDHTLDMVKMADAAGFEIAWAAEHHALEMTIAPNPFQILGWWGEHAKNIRLGVGVVNAAYWHPINLAGEAAMLDLLSDGRLEFGIGSGAYQREFDRMKPGLDQKDSWRYMQEMLPVVQKLWDGDYAHDGEFWQFPSATSCPKPVQSDVPVWVAARAPITFDYAVEHECNILSWPLTMPMSEVETYAKRLKDAVDAAGKPFKGTWAIMRHTAVYETEADRQSALGSLRHVLGQFGNLMMKRGKVINGFPEQVPLEELDGNARVDPEMLETNLMFGSPAQVVEKLKAHQAHGADAFVYYASMGADMDLQKRSLQLFIDKVMPEFAAQELAHAG; encoded by the coding sequence ATGAAATTTCATCTTGCCATCAATCTGGAGCGGATGACCCCGGACACAGATATGAAAGCGGTGCGCGATCATACGCTGGATATGGTCAAAATGGCCGATGCCGCCGGGTTTGAAATCGCCTGGGCCGCTGAGCATCACGCGCTTGAGATGACCATCGCGCCCAACCCGTTTCAGATCCTGGGCTGGTGGGGCGAGCATGCCAAAAACATCCGTCTGGGTGTCGGTGTTGTGAATGCGGCCTACTGGCATCCCATCAACCTGGCTGGCGAGGCCGCGATGCTTGATCTGCTCAGTGACGGACGGCTGGAATTTGGCATCGGATCAGGGGCTTATCAGCGAGAGTTCGACCGAATGAAACCTGGCCTCGATCAGAAAGACAGCTGGCGCTACATGCAGGAAATGCTGCCTGTGGTGCAAAAGCTCTGGGACGGTGACTATGCCCATGACGGCGAATTCTGGCAATTCCCGAGTGCGACGTCCTGCCCCAAGCCGGTTCAGTCGGACGTGCCTGTCTGGGTGGCCGCGCGCGCGCCCATTACCTTTGACTATGCGGTTGAACATGAATGCAATATCCTGAGCTGGCCGCTCACCATGCCGATGAGCGAGGTGGAAACCTATGCCAAAAGGCTCAAGGATGCGGTCGACGCGGCTGGCAAACCGTTCAAGGGCACATGGGCCATAATGCGCCACACTGCTGTCTACGAGACAGAAGCCGATCGTCAAAGTGCGCTGGGCTCGCTACGCCACGTGCTGGGGCAATTTGGCAATCTGATGATGAAACGTGGTAAGGTGATCAACGGCTTCCCCGAACAGGTGCCCCTGGAAGAGCTGGATGGCAATGCGCGCGTGGACCCCGAGATGCTGGAAACCAACCTGATGTTCGGAAGCCCTGCGCAGGTGGTTGAAAAACTCAAAGCGCATCAGGCTCATGGCGCGGATGCCTTTGTTTACTATGCCTCGATGGGGGCCGATATGGACCTGCAAAAGCGCAGCTTGCAGCTTTTCATCGACAAGGTCATGCCGGAATTTGCGGCGCAGGAGCTGGCTCATGCCGGTTGA